AATCTAAGAATTTCTACCTTTAAATTGCGCGAGTTCTGGTGAGAATTTGCCTCAGAGCCTCGCTTCTTAGCTTGGTGTACCGCGCGCGCATTCTCAACCGTGCTAGCGACGACATAGATTAAATATAAGCCACCCAGCGCATCATCTTCATCTTTTGAAGAAGACTTACCCGCATCCACAAGTCCGCACAAACCAAATATGATTGCCAAACCAATTAATAATGGTTTATATCTAGCGGTATAGAAATATCCAATCGGAGGAATCAAAAAGAAAGAAGTTAAAAAAGCGGTTAGCCAAGTTGACTTTTTTGCAAGCTCTCGATCGCGCTCTGCTAATTGAAGGTCATTCGTCATAATCCTTACGCTCGCTTCCGAAAACAATCGTTTGTTTTAGCTTAGCTCAAGCGCTCCGAGAGTGACAACGGTTAACTTTGATACTTTTAGCATTAGCTTCTAAAAAATGTGAAATTTCTGCAAGAATTTACGGAGGAGCGAGTAGCAATTATTTGGAACTTACGCATTCAACAGCGCGATCGCACAATCCGAAGAAACCTTGCCGTCCTTCGCACTCAAAAATCAAGCTAAAATCTTCTCCGTAATACCAATTCTCAGTTACGATGCACTAAATTTTTCGTCGTAGGGGCAGCCACATTGTTATGCCCTCTTCGGGAATTGTGCAAAATCAATGAGAATTGGTATAAGAGGATTTCAGTTTGCCCCAAAATAAAGCATCAACCGCTTCAGCTTATTCAAATAACTCGGTAAGCCAAAGCACCATCAGTAAAGCGATAATATTGACGGACTAAATTATCTCGCTTTAATTCATCGAGTATCCTTTGAATTTCTTGAACCTCAAGACCCGTTTCAATTACGAGATCGGAGAGTAAAACTCCTCTTTTGGACTTGATATATTTGAGCAACTCAACTTTTAAACTGGTACTCGGTTGTGAAAACTTGCTCTGCATCCGCTTAAAGTTTCTTTTTTTTGCCTTAGAAATAGCCCGCGTATTTTCAATTGCTGTAGCAATTAAATAATACTGAACGATATCTTTTAAACTTAAATCATTTACACTCAAAAAGATGACTGCGCAAGCAAGCATTAAATAGCTTAAGAGTAACGCTTTATACCGACCCGTGTAGATATAACCCATAAAGTTACCGCCAACCGTCAAAATACCGGCAATCCAAAGCGATTTTTGAGCCAGCTTGCGATCGCGCTCTGCTAACTTAATCTCTTTCATCTCCTGCGGATTAGAAACTACAGGAGGTGAAGAAGACGCTTTTACGGGTGGCGGTTGAGATTGCAAATGTAAAGTTTTCAGCGAACTCACTGAAGCATTCAAGGCAGAATTTTCGACTGAATTAATAGTCCCAACTTGCGCGAATGAAAGGCGATGGAGCGCCTCTAAAACTTCAGCCGCCGATTGATAGCGTTCGGCAGGACTCCAACGCAACATTTTATCAAAAATGTAAGCCAAATCGTCGCTAACCGAGCGGTTCTGTGCGGCTAATACTTGCTGCCACAACCACCGATTTTCCTTATTCAAAAAGATTTGATTTTCCTCACTTTCCCAAGGAAAACTCACGGTTAATAATCGCACGCAAGTTGCCCCCAAACTGTAAATATCGCTGGTTTGTTGATGTTGTCCGGTTGTATGTTCGGGGGACGCATAACCGGGACTATAAAAAGCGGTTCCTGCTAGCCCAAAACTGCTTTGTGCTTTTTCTTTCGCACCGCCAAAATCAATTAAAACAAATTGAGACAAGCCAGAAATATGTCTCCGACGCATAATATTTTCTGGCTTGATGTCTCGATGCAGAACGCGATAAGAATGGAGATATTCGAGTACGGGTAGCAAGCTTTCTAAGAGTTCTTTAACCTGTGCTTCACTAAACGAACCATTCTTTTGACACTCGATGAGTAAGTTGTCGCCGTCGATAAACTCTTGAACTAAATAAGGAGAACCATTAATCTCAAAATGTTCGTAAAAATGAGGAATTTGAGGATGGTTTAAACTCGCTAGCTGTTGGATTTCTCGTTTGAAACATTCGATCGCTTTTTTCAGCATTTCTTGACGGACTTGGGGCTGAAGCTGCGCGCATTGTTCGAGGGTTTCCGGGGCGATGAGCTTTTTGATAACGTAAAAACGCTTTTCAAATTCGAGATCTTGCGCTTTGTAGGTGCGCCCGAAGCCGCCTTGTCCTAAAATGTCGAGTACGCGGTAGCGATCGCGAAAAATATAAGGTTTTTGGAGTTCTGCACCGCAATTCTGACAAAAACGGGCGCGTGCGGAACTTTTTGGAGAAGGACAAGTGGGGTTAATGCAGTACATTGCAATTCGAGAAGGGAACAGCACCGGTCGATCGGATGATATTTTTTTAATTCAACATCCGAAAGCCAATTTCCCGAAAAACGCACCCACCCATAAATGGAGGGATGCGTTACGCTACGAAAACAAGTGGACTCTTTTTCCCAAAAAATCAAGCTTGTTCCCTACAGCATTTATTCGTTATCAATTATCAATTATCAATTATCCATTAACTACCGTTTTCGTTTCAAAAATTCGCGCGATCGCGTCTTCCACCACCTTATCGGGAGTCGAAGCGCCCGAAGTTACACCCACAACAATTTCTCCTTCCGGCAGCCAATTTTCTTTCACTTCTAAATCGCAACCCAACGGTTTATGTTCGACGCGGTTATTGGCAACATCAATACGCGCCGCACTATCAATATGATAAGAAGGAATATTGCGTTCGATCGCGATTTCTTGGAGATGCGTTGTATTCGATGAATTATAGCCACCAATCACCACCATCAGCGTCAAATCTTCATCCACAAGCTCGAACATCGCATCCTGCCGTTCTTGCGTTGCATCGCAGATCGTATTAAAACTCATAAAATGGTCGTTCAACGCAGCAGGGCCGTACTTTTGCATCATTGTCCGCTCGAACAGCTTGCCGATTTGTTCGGTTTCGCTTTTCAGCATCGTCGTTTGATTGGCAATTCCGATACAGTCCAGATCGCGATCGGGATCGAACCCTTCCGAATGAGCATTTTTAAACTTAGTCAAAAACTCTTCTTTATCGCCACCCTTTAAAATATAATTGGCGACAAAATTTGCCTGATCTAAATTAAGAACGACCAAATACTTATCGGCAAAAGAAGTCGTTGCTACTGTTTCTTCGTGATTGTATTTCCCGTGGACGATGGAAGTATAATCGCGTTTTTTGTGCTTTTCCACCGAATTCCAGACTTTCGAGACCCAAGGACAAGTCGTATCGACAATCGTACAACCATTGTCGTTCAACAATTGCATTTCGCTGACGCTCGCCCCAAATGCAGGCAAAATGACTACATCTCCCGCGCCAACCCCAGAAAAGTCTTTTTCGGTATTAATAACGGGAATAAATTGAACGTCCATTTCCCGCAAGCGCTGATTGACGGAAGGATTGTGAATGATTTCATTCGTAATCCAGATGCGTTCGCTGGGGAAGTGTTGGCGCGTTTCGTAAGCCATTGCAACAGCGCGTTCGACTCCCCAACAGAAGCCAAAAGATTGCGCCAAACGGATGGTTACGTTACCGCGTCGAAGGTGATAATTATTATTGCGAATTTCTTGAATGAGATCGCTTTGATATTCTGTGTTTAGGGCGATCGCGGCTTCTTCTTGATGCCCGAAGCCTTTACGATGGTAGCGTTCCGAACTGTTAAGCGCGCGTTTAAAAGCTTTAGTATCCATTATTTTTATTCAAAGAACGGCGAGTCGCTTACTCCTAACCCGATTGTCAAGCGAGACAGTGCAGTTAATACTGCAAATCCAACTCTAGCAGCAAATTATACCGCTTTCGTCCTCGCCGCTCTCTTCCCCGAAACTAGCGGTTATAGCGACGATAGCATGAGAATCCCGCTCCCATTGCTGCTAAACCGAGTAACAGACTCGGTTCGGGAACCTGGGTTGGTGGGGTAACTGGGGGACTCGGCGGAATTGGTGGAGTTGGGGGAGTTGGCGGAGTAACTGGCGGAGTTGGCGGAGTAACTGGGGGAGTTGGTGGAGCAACTGGGGGAGTTGGTGGAGTAACTGGGGGACTCGGCGGAGTAACTGGCGGACTCGGCGGAGTAACTGGGGGACTCGGCGGAGTAACTGGCGGAGTTGGTGGAGTTGGGGGCGTGGATTGCTCGATCGGTGTGAGTAAGAAAGCATAAGTGTGAGGCCATCCAACAGGAGAAGAGTTGGGCGCGTAAGCCTTACCGACAATTTGACCTTTATCGTTAATTGCAGTTGCTTCGTAGAACGTCCAACCCAAGCTCGGATCGACGAGGGTATTAAGATCGATCGCGTTGCCATCTTTCCACAATAGCGCGCGCTGTTGAGTAATATTATCGGCCTTCGTGGAGCCAACCACCCAACCTAAATTATTAATTCCTCTAGCAAGCGTATTTGCTCCAAACTGGGTTATTGTGCCATTGTCCCAAATCGAGGCGCAAGTGCTGTTACCGCACTTAGAAGTCCCGACGATTTGACCGCGATCGTTGAGATCGATAGCCTCCATAAGGTTGCCAAAATTGGTAATTTGACCGTTTTTCCACAGAAAACCCTTACCTGGGTTACTTCCGGGATTGAACAAGTCCCCAAATCCGACATTATTGTAAGTATTACCAATGACCCAGCCTGACTCATTAATCGCGATCGCTGCCGCTTGACCCGTAACTCCAAGGTCTAAAATTTGATTATTGTCCCATAACACCGCGCGACTGCTGTTATTCAGGATGGCGCTGCCAACGATTTGACCTCGACTGTTGATGTCCATTGCATTGGCTACATTACCGCCAGAGGGGAAATTCGGCAGAAGTTGCGGCTGGACTCCACTCCACCACGAAAGGCCGTAGCCTTGAAGAGTGAACCCCATTGACCCGATTGAGGAACCGACAGCGATCCCCGCATCGTTAATCGCGTTTCCCACTACTATTTGCCCGCCGCTTGGCGCATTTAATAGTTGCGTTCCTGTCGTGGGACTCCAGCGGAAAGCACCACTCGATACAATGCTACCGTAAGTTCCTACCACTTCACCCGCTTCGTTAATATCGTTGGCAAGACTGCTAAAAGAAGAAAGAGAGGGGTTGCTGGAGGGGTCGAAAACTAGGGTAGGGGTATATAAGGAGGCGGCGCGACTGGATGGGCTGAAAGCTAAAGTCGCGATCGCAGTTCCTACTACAGCAGTTGATAGTTTTGTCAAACTGGTAGGTGCAAACATTGGGTTAATTTCTATTTTTGAAAAAAATAATTCCTTAATTCTACGGTTGTGCCTGGGATGCGTCTTTAACTTCATCGACTCTTTATATATTGAGGTCAAACGCTTTACCATTTTCATCAATATCGGTAGCAAGGTTAGCAATGAAGGGTGACTCCGGCGGTCTGATACGAGTGATGTTATAAAGCGATGCGGCACGAACTGCGCTCCCAAAACTTAACGCGATCGCGGCGGTTCCCACAGCAACGGTTGAAAGTTTTTTTAAGGCAGTAGATACAAACATGGGAATATTCTTACTGTAGATGAACGCTAGTATTCCATGATTTTACGGTTGTACCTAAGATTAATTTTCAGCTTTATTGACTCTTTATATGATTAAGAAATATCAAAGTCCGATCGGCTCGAAAGGCGATCGCATCAGCCACGCTAGCGATGGAGTGCTAATCGTTCTAATTCATTCTTGCTGTTGCTTAACTCAGTGACGGTGCGATCGCATATCTCGCTTTTTAAGCAAAACTGCGAGCTTATCGCGTCTTATCGAGTTCTTGACTTTCTTGTTTTAAATTTTACTGATTCGGCTCAATCGAGAGGATTTTAGCTCGGTGCTAAATCTTGGTTAGAAGTTTATTGTCTAGCCTCTCAACTGGAGCGCGATCGCACAATCTTACCTTGAAAATACAGAAGTAACAGCGATGAGGAAGCTCGCCAACAAGGTTGCACGGGTTACGATTTTTTTCTGGATTCTAAAGATCCTCGCCACCACGCTGGGCGAAACAGCCGGGGATTTCATTTCGATGACGCTTGGATTGGGCTATTACATTGCTTTCGCCGTCACCTTTACAGCCCTAGCAATTATCTTATTGTTTCAAGTCCAGTCCAGAAAATACCGCCCTTTCCTGTACTGGACTGCGATTATTGCAACCACGACTGCCGGAACAGAAGTTTCGGACTTAATGGATCGATCTTTGGGACTGGGTTATGCGGCTGGCTCGCTTTTGCTGGTGACGGGGCTGATCGCAACCTTAACATTCTGGTACTACCGCGATCGCAATCTTAGCGTCTATCCGATTGTTAAAAAAGATGCCGAAACCACCTATTGGATAGCGATTATTTTTTCTAATAGTTTAGGAACCGCTTTTGGCGATTTTTTGACCAGTAATCTCGGTTTGAGCTATATCCAAGGCGCGCTAATAACTGCTGGCATCATTGCCATTGTTCTGCTTTTGCACTATGCTACTACGGCAAGCGAAACGCTATTGTTTTGGGTTGCATTTATCTTCACTCGCCCTTTTGGTGCAACCTTTGGCGACTTTATTACCAAGCCAATTAAAGATGGGGGATTGAATCTACCGAGAGAATATGCCTCGATTGTCGCGCTCGTGCTAATGGTTATTGTCTTGCAGGTGGCGAATAAGTTTGTCGGTAAAGAACGTTACAGAGCGGAATCCAGTCAAGAAGAAGGTTGACGGAGAAACAATATTTTAAACCGAATCGATCGTTCTAATACCAATTTAAGATTGCGCTGCCTAGAATCAACCCTCCTAAATTCTCAGGATAACGGTGCGTTACGCTTCGCTAACACACCCTACTTTTCATTCTATGCAGCTTCATATCAATCTGGTATAACTCAATTAGAAATAATAGAAAACTAGATTCAACTTTTTCAAAAACTTTACGCGCTCGATAGCCTCTAAAACGCCCTTTTTCTAAGTTGAAATTACCGCTATGCTCCGGAACCTGATTAAATTCTGGGTTAAAAATATTAATCCTCGCCTTGCCGATTTAATTAGCACGCTTGGGATTCTTGGATTACTCGGCTGTTCGCTATCGATTGCACTTGTGGCTTGGCTGTGCGAAGATGTTTTAAAACAAGAATCCTTTGCGTTCGATCGTTCGATTCTGCTGGCAATCCATCAGTTTGATAGTCCAACTTTAGATGCAATTATGTTAGCGATTACCAACCTCGGAAATCCCGCTATTGTTATTGCAATCGCACTGAGTTTTGGGATAAGTTTGTGGGTGCAGCAGCGCCGACAGGAATTTAAGTTTTTCGCGATCGCTTGTTTGGGAGCGGCGGTTCTGAATACGGGCTTGAAGCTCTTATTTATGAAGCAAAGACCGGAACTGTGGCATCGTTTAATTACCGAAACGTCGTTTAGTTTTCCGAGCGGCCACGCTCTCGGTTCTCTTGTCCTGTACGGCTTTATTGCGAGCCTTCTGGCGGAGCGGCTTCCTCGATTTTCTCGGTTAATTCATGTTGCCGCAATCGTTTTAATTGCTTTGATTGGCTTTAGCCGTCTGTATTTGGGCGTTCACTGGCCAACCGATTTGCTTGCAGGTTATAGCATGGGTTTTGTCTGGTTGCAAGTCTGTTTGACCATGCTAAAACTGCAAAGATTGCGCGAGCAGCGGTTGTCATTAAAAGTGTAAACTTTTCTCTAGAACTCAGTTGACTGGAAATCGCGATCGCGTTAAATTTTTCAGCAAGCTACAAAAAAATATTTAAAAACAACACCCCCGCAGGAGTGCTGTTAATTACTACAGAATTGAACTGCACTAAAATAAGAGTTGAAAAATCACCTGTAGAGACGTTGTATACAGCGTCTCTCAAGATACAAGGGTGGGCAGCGCCCACCCGCCTTAAGTCAGTGCCATTGACCACATAATTGATTGCCAGCTAACTAACCCAACTTAAAAATTTTCTTCGTCAGCGGGGTCGCCATAGGGGTCTTCGCTTGCCGGACGCACGTTGCCGAATTGTCCGGAATCCGCACCGTAAGCGTCAGCGGGGTCGCCGTAGGGGTCTTCACTCGCCGGACGCACGTTGCCGAATTGTCCGGAATTTTCGTAATTGCTGTCAGAATCGACTTGCTCGCTGTCAGAGCCGCCAATCGCTTCTTTTATCTTCTGAAAAAATCCATCTACCATGATAAAATTCCTCTGTTTTTTATGCGAATTATGTCTTGAAAAACTGCTGTAGCAAATTGAGAGTTTCCGACTCAATTAACAGTTACAAAACTGGCTATTTTAAAATTCTCACTCAAAGCTCAAATCGCAAGGTTACTGTGCCGGAACAGGACTTGTAGCTTCCGGTAAACCGATAAGGTCTTTGCCGGTCGTTTGGTTATTGTAGCCCTGAAAATCGCGGTAACGCGCTGCCTCTGTCTCGGGAACTTTAATTCCTTCAGGCGGGGGCGTTACCCAGTGAGCGCGATGTTGAGCATCGCGATAGTAAACGCGACCATTTTTAGAGAGGTAATATTGACCTTGCGGCCTCTGTTCCTGTTTATTTCGATGCTGGTTGTAGAGGTAGTAAAGCGCTGCTGCTCCTGCTAAAATTACGACTTTTTGAGTATTGCTCAATCCTTTTTTCGCTTGCGGTGAAGGACTGGGAGCGCGATTGGGTTCCACCCCTCCAGCGCGACTATCATCTACTGGAGGGGGTGGGGCAGAAGTTTGCTTGCTCGAACCGCAAGCACTCAACACCGGAAAGGTTAACAGCGTTGTCAGCAGTAATGCCATGAAGCGCGGTCTTCCGGGTTTGGATTTAATGATGTTCATTGCCGTTCCAAATTTGTGGGACTACAAAAA
This Oscillatoria sp. FACHB-1406 DNA region includes the following protein-coding sequences:
- a CDS encoding 4-hydroxy-3-methylbut-2-enyl diphosphate reductase, which translates into the protein MDTKAFKRALNSSERYHRKGFGHQEEAAIALNTEYQSDLIQEIRNNNYHLRRGNVTIRLAQSFGFCWGVERAVAMAYETRQHFPSERIWITNEIIHNPSVNQRLREMDVQFIPVINTEKDFSGVGAGDVVILPAFGASVSEMQLLNDNGCTIVDTTCPWVSKVWNSVEKHKKRDYTSIVHGKYNHEETVATTSFADKYLVVLNLDQANFVANYILKGGDKEEFLTKFKNAHSEGFDPDRDLDCIGIANQTTMLKSETEQIGKLFERTMMQKYGPAALNDHFMSFNTICDATQERQDAMFELVDEDLTLMVVIGGYNSSNTTHLQEIAIERNIPSYHIDSAARIDVANNRVEHKPLGCDLEVKENWLPEGEIVVGVTSGASTPDKVVEDAIARIFETKTVVNG
- a CDS encoding translation initiation factor; this encodes MVDGFFQKIKEAIGGSDSEQVDSDSNYENSGQFGNVRPASEDPYGDPADAYGADSGQFGNVRPASEDPYGDPADEENF
- a CDS encoding serine/threonine-protein kinase → MYCINPTCPSPKSSARARFCQNCGAELQKPYIFRDRYRVLDILGQGGFGRTYKAQDLEFEKRFYVIKKLIAPETLEQCAQLQPQVRQEMLKKAIECFKREIQQLASLNHPQIPHFYEHFEINGSPYLVQEFIDGDNLLIECQKNGSFSEAQVKELLESLLPVLEYLHSYRVLHRDIKPENIMRRRHISGLSQFVLIDFGGAKEKAQSSFGLAGTAFYSPGYASPEHTTGQHQQTSDIYSLGATCVRLLTVSFPWESEENQIFLNKENRWLWQQVLAAQNRSVSDDLAYIFDKMLRWSPAERYQSAAEVLEALHRLSFAQVGTINSVENSALNASVSSLKTLHLQSQPPPVKASSSPPVVSNPQEMKEIKLAERDRKLAQKSLWIAGILTVGGNFMGYIYTGRYKALLLSYLMLACAVIFLSVNDLSLKDIVQYYLIATAIENTRAISKAKKRNFKRMQSKFSQPSTSLKVELLKYIKSKRGVLLSDLVIETGLEVQEIQRILDELKRDNLVRQYYRFTDGALAYRVI
- a CDS encoding phosphatase PAP2 family protein translates to MLRNLIKFWVKNINPRLADLISTLGILGLLGCSLSIALVAWLCEDVLKQESFAFDRSILLAIHQFDSPTLDAIMLAITNLGNPAIVIAIALSFGISLWVQQRRQEFKFFAIACLGAAVLNTGLKLLFMKQRPELWHRLITETSFSFPSGHALGSLVLYGFIASLLAERLPRFSRLIHVAAIVLIALIGFSRLYLGVHWPTDLLAGYSMGFVWLQVCLTMLKLQRLREQRLSLKV